From Niallia sp. Man26:
GTCCTGAATATGGTTATAAATGCGAATATAAACGAGCGGAAAATAAAACTAGTAGATTGAGATACTCTAACTTAAGATTCAAGTAATTTTTGTTTTTATTTGTGATAACGGTACTAACTTTACTTTGAAAAAATTAATTATATCTTTTTTTTCTTTCAGTTCAGCATAACCACTGGAGTATATGTAGAGGACTTCATACTCTTTGAATTGAAATATAACAACATCACCTTTTTTTAACATCAACTTCCTCCCTTGTTTCCCACAATTTATTAAAAAAATAAGCAGCCCACAGTAAAAAATATAAAGTAATAAACTGTCTTTTTTACTGTGTGCTGCTTGGATAAACAAAAACAATATTAAGAAAGCTCGTGGTTTTTCATTACCTTCTCTTCATAGAACAATTTACTCCAAATCTTCCATTTCATTATTTCTAAAGCAAGGTGTATGACTGCAAGATAGGAGATATATAATAAAATTTGGTGGAATAGTGTCATCTCTTTAAAGAACGAGTTGTATTCTCCCCGATACCAGTAAAGGACTAGTGCAAGCACTATTAGTCTGAATAACAATTTCCATGTTATATATTTAAGTGTTAGTTGTTTCATTCGGATTCCCTCTTCAATTCTGTCATTATTGTTTATTCGTGCTGGTTATTATACAAAAAGCTTGTTATGACCGTTTTTTTCCACGGCGAATACACTTGTCTGTGTAATAATCATATTTATGCTTGTTCTGAATGAAACATATTATAGCGTTTAAGAACAAAATAATATACCCCCTATAACAAACTTTTATTTTTGATTTTATCCAAAATAATGAGCCAATCCTTGTTTTATTAACTTGATCCAACCGAAAAAAGATATCCAAAGAATCACGCCTGCTAACAGGACGTAGTTAAAGAAATATTTCTTCATTATAAAACTCCTATATTGAAAGTATTAATTTTGGAGAGAATCCTATTAGTGAGAAAGAAAACTTGCATCATCAAAACATATAACTGTTATGCTAATCAGATTCCTTATCGAAAACCTGAGAGAGGAGTTCGATAAGGAAGAGGAATCTAACAACATGCTATTTCGGAGATGGTAGAAGAAAGAAGCTTGAAAAATTAATTGATTGGGACAAATTAGCTGCATATATAGCTTTAATCGTTCTGAAAGGTAGCTCTATAATTTTGATATACGATCGAGAATTATATTAATGGCGATAACATCATCCAAATAACCGATTGGCAGTATGTAATCTGGAATAACATCTAATGTGCTGACAAAGTAAAAAAGTCCGCTTGCCATTAACAGAAGTTGAGCTGGGCTTCCCTTTTTATATCTAAATTTATAATATAATTCCTCCAGCTGTTGAATAAACGGCCCTTCACTTCCTAATTTCTTCACTTTTTTCTTGAATTGAGTGATTAAATTCTTCTGGTCTTCTGAGGAATGTACATCGTTTGAATAAGCATTTATTTGCTGTTCAACTTCTTCAATTTTAAAGGTGTCACTATACATCCCTGATGAGTTAATCATGTTTTGGATAGCATCTATTTTGGCATGCAGTTCAAAATGATTGTCTGCTTCTGTGGATTTCTCTGTATATCCTGCAGCAGTAAATAACTCATAAACGGGAATGTGAAGAGACTCGGAAATAGCCTGCAGGTGCTTTGGGGTGGCCTTTCTTTTTCCACTGATAATTCTTGAAATAGTCGCTTTATCAATATTTGTTTCTAAACTGAGTTTACTCATAGAGATTTTCTGATTTTCTAGGGTGGTTTTTAACAGATGCCCGAGTTTATTTTCATTGATTTCATTACTCGTCATTACATTCAGCCTCCATACTTTTAACAATTGAAATATACTATCTTGTTGACAAAATGTCAACGAATATACTAAGCTGTTACTAAATTTACTAACAGAGACAATAATAAACGTAATAATTTCGCTTTAACTCTATTAAAGTAAGTTAATTAGGAGGTTAAAACATGTTTTTAGTTTATTTTATCATCATTTTGATTATACCAGTTTGGGCACAGCTAAGAGTCAAAGGTGCTTACAAAAAGTATTCAAAAATCGAGTCTTCTTCCTTCCTTTCTGGTAGAGAAGTAGCTAGAAAAATACTTGATTCAAACGGTTTATATGATGTTTCAGTGGAAGAAACAGGAGGGGTGCTTTCTGACCATTATGATCCGCGGTCAAAAGTTGTCCGTCTGTCAACGAATAACTATCACGGTCATTCTTTAGCGGCAGCAGCAATTGCGGCTCACGAGGTTGGTCATGCTATTCAAGATCAGCAGGATTATTCTTTTTTAAGAATTAGGCATGCATTAGTACCTGTAGCTAATATTGGGAGTAATTTTTCATGGATACTCATCTTAATTGGCATGATTGCCGGTTTAAGTAATTTCGTGTTGTTAGGCATCATTGCTATGGCAGCAGCGGTATTGTTTCAATTTGTCACATTGCCAGTTGAGTTTAATGCATCTACACGGGCAATGGATGAAGTAGTGTCTTTAGGAATTATCAGTAATGCAGAAGAAAGAGATACCAAAAAGGTGTTAAATGCAGCGGCGTTAACATATGTGGCAGCGGCAGCGGTTGCGGTGTTAGAACTTATCCGTTTAATCCTAATTTATACAGGTATGCAAAGAAACGAAAACTAAAGTTTACTTACCAGTTGTTCATGAGGAGAACTAAATTTAGAAGGTGAAGATTTTGAGAAGCAGAGGAGAAATAAAAAAGAAACGAAAATGGATAAGGAATATACTGTCCATCGTCATCTTGCTGATAGTTATTTGCACGATGTTTATTATTTATCAGTATAAAAGCGGGGTAATCGAATCTACCAAAGATGTGAATAACAAAGGGAAGGATTATGATTTTCTGCCTGCTGAACCACAGTTAGGAGAAATGAATATCCTATTGCTTGGCAGTGACTCTAGAGGAGAGGAGCATTCCCGTTCGGATACATTAATGATAGCTCACTATAATTCGAATAATAATAGCATAAAACTTGCATCCATCATGAGAGATACATATGTTGATATTCCCGGACATGGTCTCCAGAAAATAAACGCAGCATTTGCATTTGGCGGGCCTGAACTGGTTAGACAAACAATAAAAAACAACTTTGATATAGATGTAAATTACTATGCGATTGCTGATTTTAAAGGGTTTTCTAAATTAGTAGATATCATTGCACCTGACGGGATACAGGTTGATATTCCTTATGAAATGTCTTATGGAATTGGTACGGTTTTAAAACCAGGCAGTCAAATTTT
This genomic window contains:
- a CDS encoding LCP family protein, whose product is MRSRGEIKKKRKWIRNILSIVILLIVICTMFIIYQYKSGVIESTKDVNNKGKDYDFLPAEPQLGEMNILLLGSDSRGEEHSRSDTLMIAHYNSNNNSIKLASIMRDTYVDIPGHGLQKINAAFAFGGPELVRQTIKNNFDIDVNYYAIADFKGFSKLVDIIAPDGIQVDIPYEMSYGIGTVLKPGSQILHGKDLLGYVRFRHDRLSDFGRVERQQEVMSKLKEQAISAHTIYNLPKIIGLATPYIDTNLDTQSILSLSKGLLLNSTDGLESLRIPIQDSYENDVVNVGAVLKADLDTNKEALSSFFN
- a CDS encoding zinc metallopeptidase, giving the protein MFLVYFIIILIIPVWAQLRVKGAYKKYSKIESSSFLSGREVARKILDSNGLYDVSVEETGGVLSDHYDPRSKVVRLSTNNYHGHSLAAAAIAAHEVGHAIQDQQDYSFLRIRHALVPVANIGSNFSWILILIGMIAGLSNFVLLGIIAMAAAVLFQFVTLPVEFNASTRAMDEVVSLGIISNAEERDTKKVLNAAALTYVAAAAVAVLELIRLILIYTGMQRNEN
- a CDS encoding DUF1232 domain-containing protein; the encoded protein is MTSNEINENKLGHLLKTTLENQKISMSKLSLETNIDKATISRIISGKRKATPKHLQAISESLHIPVYELFTAAGYTEKSTEADNHFELHAKIDAIQNMINSSGMYSDTFKIEEVEQQINAYSNDVHSSEDQKNLITQFKKKVKKLGSEGPFIQQLEELYYKFRYKKGSPAQLLLMASGLFYFVSTLDVIPDYILPIGYLDDVIAINIILDRISKL